From a single Epinephelus fuscoguttatus linkage group LG18, E.fuscoguttatus.final_Chr_v1 genomic region:
- the LOC125906304 gene encoding UDP-glucuronosyltransferase 2A2-like isoform X1: protein MKGSPPPPAPPVPPLLLPLILLFLLHPNAPADGGHVLVFPGEYSHWLNMRSIMEELVRRNHSVTILVSDASPSVNYNNRRDAAKFNFLVYKVPFSRAELHGLTKDFIHFSMYESHVSSSLQNFLKVVDFMRRSLVFGKQQCDSMLKSKQLMATLRTAAFDAVLLDPMVMCGDLVADVLSLPLIISLRFSFGSVLERHCGHAPAPPSYVPVAPLPYSDRMTFGERLINTMTYMMVSAVSELFMGLIDNYYSEVKGSPSSVCRTLGNADIWLIRTFWDLETPRPIPPNFKHVGGLHCKPANQLPEDLEAFVQSSGDAGVVVVSFGSMVTNLTTERADVIAAALGQIPQKVIWRFRGETPKTLSANTELFDWIPQNDLLGHPKTRAFVTHGGTNGLYEAVYHAVPLVGVPLFADQPNNLAHFSRRGAAIVLDFNHLTSDKLTEALHAVINEPSYRSSMQHLSVLHHDRAVAPLSTAVFWVEFVMRHGGARHLRLASHDLNWFQYHSVDTFAALLVTMTTAAVVCWGGVWCFLHHCIRHRIREKND from the exons ATGAAgggctctcctcctcctcctgctcctcctgttccgccgcttcttcttcctctcattctcctcttcctcctccatcccAACGCTCCAGCTGATGGCGGCCATGTTCTGGTGTTCCCAGGCGAGTACAGCCATTGGTTGAACATGCGGAGCATCATGGAGGAGCTAGTGAGGAGAAACCACTCTGTCACCATTTTAGTTTCAGACGCCTCGCCATCAGTCAACTACAACAACCGCCGCGATGCAGCCAAGTTCAACTTCCTGGTTTACAAG gtCCCGTTCAGCAGAGCCGAGTTACACGGCCTCACAAAGGACTTCATCCACTTCTCCATGTACGAGTCTCATGTCTCGTCTTCGCTGCAGAACTTTCTGAAGGTCGTTGATTTCATGCGCCGGTCGCTCGTCTTTGGGAAGCAGCAGTGTGACTCCATGTTGAAGAGCAAGCAGCTGATGGCGACTCTGAGGACTGCTGCGTTTGACGCCGTCCTGCTGGACCCGATGGTGATGTGTGGCGACCTGGTGGCCGATGTGCTCAGCCTGCCGCTCATCATCTCACTGCGCTTCTCGTTCGGCAGCGTCCTGGAGCGGCATTGCGGCCACGCGCCAGCGCCGCCCTCCTACGTCCCGGTGGCTCCGCTACCATACAGCGACCGCATGACATTTGGGGAGAGGCTGATCAACACCATGACATACATGATGGTGTCAGCAGTGTCCGAGCTGTTCATGGGACTGATTGATAACTACTACAGCGAAGTCAAAG GAAGTCCCAGCAGCGTCTGCAGGACTCTGGGGAATGCCGACATTTGGCTCATCAGGACCTTCTGGGACCTGGAGACGCCACGACCGATCCCGCCCAACTTCAAACATGTGGGCGGTCTGCACTGTAAACCAGCCAATCAGCTGCCAGAG GACCTGGAGGCGTTTGTGCAGAGTTCGGGTGATGCCGGTGTGGTGGTGGTTTCCTTTGGCTCCATGGTAACCAACCTGACGACAGAGCGTGCTGATGTCATCGCTGCTGCCTTGGGACAAATTCCACAGAAG gtcatCTGGAGGTTCAGAGGAGAAACTCCGAAGACACTGTCAGCAAACACTGAGCTGTTTGATTGGATCCCTCAGAACGACCTGCTgg GTCACCCGAAGACGAGAGCGTTCGTGACACACGGCGGCACCAATGGTCTGTACGAAGCTGTGTATCACGCCGTGCCGCTGGTTGGAGTCCCACTGTTCGCAGATCAGCCCAATAATCTCGCCCATTTCAGCCGCCGCGGCGCTGCCATCGTCCTGGACTTCAACCACCTGACATCTGACAAGCTGACAGAAGCGCTGCATGCTGTTATCAATGAGCCGAG CTACAGGTCCAGCATGCAGCATCTGTCAGTGCTGCACCACGACCGCGCGGTGGCGCCGCTGAGCACTGCTGTCTTCTGGGTGGAGTTTGTGATGCGACACGGCGGAGCGCGACACCTGCGGCTGGCGTCACATGACCTGAACTGGTTCCAGTATCACAGCGTGGACACCTTCGCCGCCCTGCTGGTCACCATGACGACTGCTGCGGTCGTCTGCTGGGGGGGCGTCTGGTGCTTCCTGCACCACTGCATCAGACATCGAATCAGAGAAAAGAACGACTGA
- the LOC125906304 gene encoding UDP-glucuronosyltransferase 2A2-like isoform X3, with translation MKGSPPPPAPPVPPLLLPLILLFLLHPNAPADGGHVLVFPGEYSHWLNMRSIMEELVRRNHSVTILVSDASPSVNYNNRRDAAKFNFLVYKNFLKVVDFMRRSLVFGKQQCDSMLKSKQLMATLRTAAFDAVLLDPMVMCGDLVADVLSLPLIISLRFSFGSVLERHCGHAPAPPSYVPVAPLPYSDRMTFGERLINTMTYMMVSAVSELFMGLIDNYYSEVKGSPSSVCRTLGNADIWLIRTFWDLETPRPIPPNFKHVGGLHCKPANQLPEDLEAFVQSSGDAGVVVVSFGSMVTNLTTERADVIAAALGQIPQKVIWRFRGETPKTLSANTELFDWIPQNDLLGHPKTRAFVTHGGTNGLYEAVYHAVPLVGVPLFADQPNNLAHFSRRGAAIVLDFNHLTSDKLTEALHAVINEPSYRSSMQHLSVLHHDRAVAPLSTAVFWVEFVMRHGGARHLRLASHDLNWFQYHSVDTFAALLVTMTTAAVVCWGGVWCFLHHCIRHRIREKND, from the exons ATGAAgggctctcctcctcctcctgctcctcctgttccgccgcttcttcttcctctcattctcctcttcctcctccatcccAACGCTCCAGCTGATGGCGGCCATGTTCTGGTGTTCCCAGGCGAGTACAGCCATTGGTTGAACATGCGGAGCATCATGGAGGAGCTAGTGAGGAGAAACCACTCTGTCACCATTTTAGTTTCAGACGCCTCGCCATCAGTCAACTACAACAACCGCCGCGATGCAGCCAAGTTCAACTTCCTGGTTTACAAG AACTTTCTGAAGGTCGTTGATTTCATGCGCCGGTCGCTCGTCTTTGGGAAGCAGCAGTGTGACTCCATGTTGAAGAGCAAGCAGCTGATGGCGACTCTGAGGACTGCTGCGTTTGACGCCGTCCTGCTGGACCCGATGGTGATGTGTGGCGACCTGGTGGCCGATGTGCTCAGCCTGCCGCTCATCATCTCACTGCGCTTCTCGTTCGGCAGCGTCCTGGAGCGGCATTGCGGCCACGCGCCAGCGCCGCCCTCCTACGTCCCGGTGGCTCCGCTACCATACAGCGACCGCATGACATTTGGGGAGAGGCTGATCAACACCATGACATACATGATGGTGTCAGCAGTGTCCGAGCTGTTCATGGGACTGATTGATAACTACTACAGCGAAGTCAAAG GAAGTCCCAGCAGCGTCTGCAGGACTCTGGGGAATGCCGACATTTGGCTCATCAGGACCTTCTGGGACCTGGAGACGCCACGACCGATCCCGCCCAACTTCAAACATGTGGGCGGTCTGCACTGTAAACCAGCCAATCAGCTGCCAGAG GACCTGGAGGCGTTTGTGCAGAGTTCGGGTGATGCCGGTGTGGTGGTGGTTTCCTTTGGCTCCATGGTAACCAACCTGACGACAGAGCGTGCTGATGTCATCGCTGCTGCCTTGGGACAAATTCCACAGAAG gtcatCTGGAGGTTCAGAGGAGAAACTCCGAAGACACTGTCAGCAAACACTGAGCTGTTTGATTGGATCCCTCAGAACGACCTGCTgg GTCACCCGAAGACGAGAGCGTTCGTGACACACGGCGGCACCAATGGTCTGTACGAAGCTGTGTATCACGCCGTGCCGCTGGTTGGAGTCCCACTGTTCGCAGATCAGCCCAATAATCTCGCCCATTTCAGCCGCCGCGGCGCTGCCATCGTCCTGGACTTCAACCACCTGACATCTGACAAGCTGACAGAAGCGCTGCATGCTGTTATCAATGAGCCGAG CTACAGGTCCAGCATGCAGCATCTGTCAGTGCTGCACCACGACCGCGCGGTGGCGCCGCTGAGCACTGCTGTCTTCTGGGTGGAGTTTGTGATGCGACACGGCGGAGCGCGACACCTGCGGCTGGCGTCACATGACCTGAACTGGTTCCAGTATCACAGCGTGGACACCTTCGCCGCCCTGCTGGTCACCATGACGACTGCTGCGGTCGTCTGCTGGGGGGGCGTCTGGTGCTTCCTGCACCACTGCATCAGACATCGAATCAGAGAAAAGAACGACTGA
- the LOC125906304 gene encoding UDP-glucuronosyltransferase 2A2-like isoform X2: MKGSPPPPAPPVPPLLLPLILLFLLHPNAPADGGHVLVFPGEYSHWLNMRSIMEELVRRNHSVTILVSDASPSVNYNNRRDAAKFNFLVYKVPFSRAELHGLTKDFIHFSMYESHVSSSLQNFLKVVDFMRRSLVFGKQQCDSMLKSKQLMATLRTAAFDAVLLDPMVMCGDLVADVLSLPLIISLRFSFGSVLERHCGHAPAPPSYVPVAPLPYSDRMTFGERLINTMTYMMVSAVSELFMGLIDNYYSEVKGSPSSVCRTLGNADIWLIRTFWDLETPRPIPPNFKHVGGLHCKPANQLPEDLEAFVQSSGDAGVVVVSFGSMVTNLTTERADVIAAALGQIPQKVIWRFRGETPKTLSANTELFDWIPQNDLLGHPKTRAFVTHGGTNGLYEAVYHAVPLVGVPLFADQPNNLAHFSRRGAAIVLDFNHLTSDKLTEALHAVINEPRSSMQHLSVLHHDRAVAPLSTAVFWVEFVMRHGGARHLRLASHDLNWFQYHSVDTFAALLVTMTTAAVVCWGGVWCFLHHCIRHRIREKND, encoded by the exons ATGAAgggctctcctcctcctcctgctcctcctgttccgccgcttcttcttcctctcattctcctcttcctcctccatcccAACGCTCCAGCTGATGGCGGCCATGTTCTGGTGTTCCCAGGCGAGTACAGCCATTGGTTGAACATGCGGAGCATCATGGAGGAGCTAGTGAGGAGAAACCACTCTGTCACCATTTTAGTTTCAGACGCCTCGCCATCAGTCAACTACAACAACCGCCGCGATGCAGCCAAGTTCAACTTCCTGGTTTACAAG gtCCCGTTCAGCAGAGCCGAGTTACACGGCCTCACAAAGGACTTCATCCACTTCTCCATGTACGAGTCTCATGTCTCGTCTTCGCTGCAGAACTTTCTGAAGGTCGTTGATTTCATGCGCCGGTCGCTCGTCTTTGGGAAGCAGCAGTGTGACTCCATGTTGAAGAGCAAGCAGCTGATGGCGACTCTGAGGACTGCTGCGTTTGACGCCGTCCTGCTGGACCCGATGGTGATGTGTGGCGACCTGGTGGCCGATGTGCTCAGCCTGCCGCTCATCATCTCACTGCGCTTCTCGTTCGGCAGCGTCCTGGAGCGGCATTGCGGCCACGCGCCAGCGCCGCCCTCCTACGTCCCGGTGGCTCCGCTACCATACAGCGACCGCATGACATTTGGGGAGAGGCTGATCAACACCATGACATACATGATGGTGTCAGCAGTGTCCGAGCTGTTCATGGGACTGATTGATAACTACTACAGCGAAGTCAAAG GAAGTCCCAGCAGCGTCTGCAGGACTCTGGGGAATGCCGACATTTGGCTCATCAGGACCTTCTGGGACCTGGAGACGCCACGACCGATCCCGCCCAACTTCAAACATGTGGGCGGTCTGCACTGTAAACCAGCCAATCAGCTGCCAGAG GACCTGGAGGCGTTTGTGCAGAGTTCGGGTGATGCCGGTGTGGTGGTGGTTTCCTTTGGCTCCATGGTAACCAACCTGACGACAGAGCGTGCTGATGTCATCGCTGCTGCCTTGGGACAAATTCCACAGAAG gtcatCTGGAGGTTCAGAGGAGAAACTCCGAAGACACTGTCAGCAAACACTGAGCTGTTTGATTGGATCCCTCAGAACGACCTGCTgg GTCACCCGAAGACGAGAGCGTTCGTGACACACGGCGGCACCAATGGTCTGTACGAAGCTGTGTATCACGCCGTGCCGCTGGTTGGAGTCCCACTGTTCGCAGATCAGCCCAATAATCTCGCCCATTTCAGCCGCCGCGGCGCTGCCATCGTCCTGGACTTCAACCACCTGACATCTGACAAGCTGACAGAAGCGCTGCATGCTGTTATCAATGAGCCGAG GTCCAGCATGCAGCATCTGTCAGTGCTGCACCACGACCGCGCGGTGGCGCCGCTGAGCACTGCTGTCTTCTGGGTGGAGTTTGTGATGCGACACGGCGGAGCGCGACACCTGCGGCTGGCGTCACATGACCTGAACTGGTTCCAGTATCACAGCGTGGACACCTTCGCCGCCCTGCTGGTCACCATGACGACTGCTGCGGTCGTCTGCTGGGGGGGCGTCTGGTGCTTCCTGCACCACTGCATCAGACATCGAATCAGAGAAAAGAACGACTGA